One genomic segment of Allocatelliglobosispora scoriae includes these proteins:
- a CDS encoding PHP domain-containing protein gives MGLHHHGGHAHDHAHDHDHLTAPVDSSHVFDTSIPDSELSPGEVSRRGLLRGVGLLGAGAVAAGALAAPDAADAHDGGPFGRSWHQGRRSGYQWLAGDHHIHTQYSSDGMYRVIDHVRHANAYGLDWMVITDHGSLAHAKLGVDLVNPQIVAARSDVPDTLVFQGLEWNIPAAEHGTVFVHPSRNEVAVLKEFENTFDGAVTNTTASTPANEALAIAGVNFLAGAVTSRRIPDALFLANHPARKGLDSPHEIRGWRDAQPRIAIGFEGAPGHQAAGIPAPFGPGSGRGFYDGSPSAQSFAPYPLESYRTWGGFDWMTATVGGLWDSLLAEGKPWWITANSDSHTVYNDTSDRGPGSDFNTNGRYNDPVYGGGKTATTSGDFWPGFYSRTHVGATGFSYAAVMDGLRAGRVWVDHGGLVDGLDVKVRAGSHWVTLGDTLVARRGSRIQLSVTVDLASQPNWAQFIPKLARVDLIRGAVTGAVADRDVFTTARTRVEKSFEVTATSGQVTFTYDLGTLDQGFYVRLRGTDGNRTAPGHLGAVIDPVGPAMDVVGDADPWKDLWFYTNPIWVVASR, from the coding sequence ATGGGACTGCACCACCACGGCGGCCACGCCCACGACCATGCGCACGACCACGACCACCTCACCGCACCGGTCGACAGCTCGCACGTCTTCGACACGTCCATCCCCGACAGTGAGCTCTCGCCCGGCGAGGTCTCCCGGCGCGGCCTGCTGCGCGGCGTCGGCCTGCTCGGCGCGGGTGCCGTCGCCGCCGGTGCGCTCGCCGCACCCGACGCCGCGGACGCCCACGACGGGGGCCCGTTCGGCCGGTCCTGGCACCAGGGCCGCCGCAGCGGATACCAGTGGCTCGCCGGCGACCACCACATCCACACCCAGTACAGCTCCGACGGCATGTACCGGGTGATCGACCACGTGCGGCACGCCAACGCGTACGGGCTGGACTGGATGGTCATCACCGACCACGGCAGCCTGGCGCACGCCAAGCTCGGCGTCGATCTCGTCAACCCGCAGATCGTCGCCGCCCGCAGCGACGTCCCCGACACCCTGGTCTTCCAGGGTCTGGAGTGGAACATCCCGGCCGCCGAGCACGGCACGGTCTTCGTGCACCCCAGCCGCAACGAGGTCGCGGTCCTGAAGGAGTTCGAGAACACCTTCGACGGTGCCGTGACGAACACGACCGCCTCGACCCCGGCCAACGAGGCCCTCGCGATCGCGGGCGTCAACTTCCTCGCCGGTGCCGTCACCTCGCGCCGCATCCCCGACGCGCTCTTCCTCGCCAACCACCCGGCCCGCAAGGGCCTGGACTCGCCGCACGAGATCCGGGGCTGGCGCGACGCGCAGCCGCGGATCGCGATCGGCTTCGAGGGCGCCCCCGGCCACCAGGCCGCCGGCATCCCGGCGCCGTTCGGACCGGGTTCGGGCCGCGGGTTCTACGACGGGTCGCCCAGCGCGCAGTCGTTCGCGCCCTACCCGCTGGAGAGCTACCGCACCTGGGGCGGCTTCGACTGGATGACCGCGACCGTCGGCGGCCTCTGGGACAGCCTCCTCGCCGAGGGCAAGCCGTGGTGGATCACCGCGAACTCCGACTCGCACACCGTCTACAACGACACCTCCGACCGGGGCCCGGGCAGCGACTTCAACACCAACGGCCGCTACAACGACCCCGTCTACGGCGGCGGCAAGACCGCCACGACCAGCGGTGACTTCTGGCCCGGCTTCTACAGCCGCACCCACGTCGGCGCGACCGGCTTCTCCTACGCGGCGGTCATGGACGGCCTGCGCGCGGGCCGGGTCTGGGTCGACCACGGCGGCCTCGTCGACGGCCTCGATGTCAAGGTCCGGGCCGGGTCGCACTGGGTGACGCTCGGCGACACCCTCGTCGCCCGGCGCGGCAGCAGGATCCAGCTCTCCGTCACGGTCGACCTCGCGTCGCAGCCCAACTGGGCCCAGTTCATCCCCAAGCTGGCCCGCGTCGACCTGATCCGCGGCGCGGTGACCGGAGCGGTCGCCGACCGCGACGTCTTCACCACGGCGCGGACGAGGGTGGAGAAGTCGTTCGAGGTCACCGCCACCAGCGGCCAGGTCACCTTCACCTACGACCTCGGCACCCTCGACCAGGGGTTCTACGTGCGGCTTCGCGGCACCGACGGCAACCGCACCGCACCGGGCCATCTCGGTGCGGTGATCGACCCGGTCGGCCCGGCGATGGACGTCGTCGGCGACGCCGACCCGTGGAAGGACCTCTGGTTCTACACCAACCCGATCTGGGTCGTCGCAAGCCGATGA
- a CDS encoding YchJ family protein — MTPEDPRNQPGAPCPCALGPSYEQCCGRFHRGDETAPTAEQLMRSRYAAFVRYDVAYLLRTWHPTTRPAKLFPDDGPRYTGLTVLEQTGGALFDSEGTVQFEAHYTDGVRDGVLRENSRFVREDGQWLYVGPVA; from the coding sequence GTGACCCCAGAAGATCCACGCAACCAGCCCGGCGCCCCGTGCCCCTGCGCGCTCGGGCCGTCCTACGAGCAGTGCTGCGGCCGGTTCCACCGAGGTGACGAGACGGCACCGACCGCGGAGCAGCTCATGCGCTCGCGGTACGCCGCGTTCGTGCGCTACGACGTCGCCTACCTGCTGCGTACCTGGCACCCGACGACCCGCCCGGCGAAGCTCTTCCCGGATGACGGCCCCCGCTACACCGGGCTGACGGTGCTGGAGCAGACCGGCGGCGCGCTCTTCGACAGCGAGGGCACCGTGCAGTTCGAGGCCCACTACACCGACGGTGTCCGCGACGGCGTCCTGAGGGAGAACAGCCGTTTCGTCCGCGAGGACGGCCAGTGGCTCTACGTCGGCCCCGTGGCCTGA
- a CDS encoding helix-turn-helix domain-containing protein, with protein sequence MLFSNGLSMSGLGARIRAARGAAGLSLDALAEVSGVSRSMVSEVERGTKTPSVLVLDRLATALGTSIAALLDEPVRDAVVVLRHARQRVVRDPAGWERRILSPVLPGVEFEFMRTTIGAGVDAGEFAPHQPGSREYVAVESGRLRLTVDGDEQVLDTGDSIYFPGDRRHAFANPGSTDCVYYLAMALGQPNGAVHG encoded by the coding sequence ATGTTGTTCTCCAACGGGCTCTCGATGAGCGGCCTCGGCGCCCGGATCCGGGCCGCCCGCGGTGCGGCCGGGCTGTCGCTCGACGCACTCGCCGAGGTCAGCGGCGTCAGCCGCAGCATGGTCTCCGAGGTCGAGCGCGGCACCAAGACCCCCAGCGTCCTCGTGCTGGACCGGCTCGCCACCGCGCTGGGCACCTCCATCGCCGCCCTCCTCGACGAACCGGTCCGCGACGCCGTCGTGGTGCTGCGCCACGCCCGGCAGCGGGTCGTGCGCGACCCGGCGGGGTGGGAGCGCCGCATCCTCTCGCCGGTCCTGCCCGGCGTGGAGTTCGAGTTCATGCGGACCACGATCGGCGCGGGTGTCGACGCGGGCGAGTTCGCGCCGCACCAGCCCGGATCCCGGGAGTACGTCGCGGTCGAGTCCGGTCGGCTCCGGCTCACCGTCGACGGCGACGAGCAGGTGCTCGACACCGGCGACTCGATCTACTTCCCGGGCGACCGGCGCCACGCCTTCGCCAATCCCGGCAGCACCGACTGCGTCTACTACCTGGCGATGGCGCTGGGACAACCGAACGGAGCCGTCCATGGATGA
- a CDS encoding pyridoxal phosphate-dependent decarboxylase family protein produces the protein MDDLRRAGRTAADLVADHLGGLTGRPVWQPVGDADRAWLTGQPLPAAGRPLGDLLDDVRDRIMPHPMGNGHPRFFGWVNSAPSPAAIAVSSLGAALNPSCAGGDHAGALLERSVVRWLAELVGFPHRPGGGLLTSGASMATIIALASARQRAARADGWDVRTDGLAGHRPLVMYASAEGHGCLRKAAELLGIGSRHLRTVPVDGAFRLDADALRAMIVDDAAAGLRPFCVAASAGTVNTGTIDPLDAIADIAAEHGLWFHVDGAYGALGILDERIRPAFAGWERADSVVLDPHKWLGVPVDCGCVLLRDPAAARDAFSLVPAYLRDDTAGDLGWFAEYGPEQTRPFRALRVWATISHLGRDGIVDLVERTAALAHELAAMIEAADDFELLTPVSTSITAFRYRPTALAAAALDDLNRAVPAAVQRRGRAFLTGTRLGGVEALRACFLNPATTHDDLAVLLDEIRAAA, from the coding sequence ATGGATGACCTGCGCCGGGCGGGCCGCACCGCCGCCGACCTCGTCGCGGACCACCTCGGCGGCCTCACCGGTCGGCCGGTCTGGCAGCCCGTGGGCGACGCCGACCGGGCCTGGCTCACCGGCCAGCCCCTGCCCGCTGCCGGGCGGCCCCTCGGCGACCTGCTCGACGACGTGCGGGACCGGATCATGCCGCACCCGATGGGCAACGGCCACCCCCGGTTCTTCGGCTGGGTCAACTCGGCGCCGTCGCCCGCCGCGATCGCCGTCTCATCGCTCGGCGCCGCCCTCAACCCGAGCTGCGCGGGCGGCGACCACGCCGGGGCGCTGCTGGAACGCTCCGTCGTGCGGTGGCTCGCCGAACTCGTCGGCTTCCCGCACCGACCCGGCGGCGGGCTGCTCACCAGCGGCGCGTCGATGGCGACGATCATCGCGCTCGCGTCGGCCCGGCAGCGCGCCGCCCGCGCCGACGGCTGGGACGTCCGCACCGACGGGCTCGCCGGACACCGGCCCCTGGTCATGTACGCCTCCGCCGAGGGCCACGGCTGCCTGCGCAAGGCCGCCGAGCTGCTCGGCATCGGCAGCCGCCACCTGCGGACGGTCCCCGTCGACGGCGCGTTCCGGCTCGACGCCGACGCCCTGCGGGCCATGATCGTCGACGATGCCGCCGCCGGGCTGCGGCCGTTCTGCGTCGCCGCGAGCGCGGGCACCGTCAACACCGGCACGATCGACCCGCTCGACGCGATCGCCGACATCGCCGCCGAGCACGGCCTGTGGTTCCACGTCGACGGCGCCTACGGTGCGCTGGGGATCCTCGACGAGCGGATCAGGCCCGCCTTCGCGGGGTGGGAGCGGGCCGACTCGGTCGTGCTCGATCCGCACAAGTGGCTCGGCGTACCGGTGGACTGCGGGTGCGTCCTGCTCCGCGACCCGGCGGCGGCCCGCGACGCGTTCAGCCTCGTCCCGGCCTACCTGCGCGACGACACCGCCGGGGACCTCGGCTGGTTCGCCGAGTACGGCCCCGAGCAGACCCGGCCCTTCCGCGCCCTGCGGGTCTGGGCGACGATCTCGCACCTGGGCCGCGACGGCATCGTGGACCTCGTCGAACGGACGGCCGCGCTCGCGCACGAACTCGCCGCGATGATCGAGGCGGCCGACGACTTCGAGCTGCTCACGCCGGTCTCCACCTCGATCACCGCGTTCCGCTACCGGCCGACGGCGCTCGCGGCGGCGGCGCTCGACGACCTCAACCGGGCGGTTCCGGCCGCGGTCCAGCGCCGGGGCCGCGCATTCCTCACCGGTACGCGGCTCGGCGGCGTCGAAGCGCTGCGGGCCTGCTTCCTCAACCCCGCCACGACACACGACGACCTCGCCGTGCTCCTCGACGAGATCCGAGCCGCCGCCTGA
- a CDS encoding sugar O-acetyltransferase has product MTERSMRERMLAGDPYQASDPELGELGLRAMDLMEAYNATSAREPERRRAILTELLAEVGEGVEIRPPIYVDYGSNIRIGPRTFANFGLHALDVVAITIGADVQIGPGVMLMTPTHPLEPIPRRDKWEAAKPITVGDNVWIGGGAKILPGVTIGENTVVGAGAVVTRDLPANVVAVGNPARVIRRLDPDATIDPQ; this is encoded by the coding sequence ATGACAGAACGAAGCATGCGGGAGCGGATGCTCGCCGGTGACCCCTATCAGGCCTCCGACCCGGAGCTCGGCGAGCTCGGCCTGCGCGCCATGGACCTGATGGAGGCTTACAACGCCACCTCCGCCCGCGAACCCGAGCGGCGGCGCGCCATCCTCACCGAACTCCTGGCCGAGGTCGGCGAGGGTGTCGAGATCCGCCCGCCGATCTACGTGGACTACGGCAGCAACATCCGCATCGGCCCGCGTACCTTCGCCAACTTCGGCCTGCACGCCCTCGACGTCGTCGCGATCACCATCGGCGCCGACGTCCAGATCGGACCCGGCGTGATGCTGATGACCCCCACCCACCCGCTCGAACCGATCCCGCGCCGCGACAAGTGGGAGGCGGCGAAGCCCATCACCGTCGGCGACAACGTCTGGATCGGCGGCGGCGCGAAGATCCTGCCCGGCGTCACGATCGGCGAGAACACCGTCGTCGGCGCCGGTGCCGTCGTCACCAGGGACCTGCCCGCCAACGTCGTCGCCGTCGGCAACCCGGCCCGGGTCATCCGCCGCCTCGACCCCGACGCGACGATCGACCCGCAGTGA
- a CDS encoding TetR/AcrR family transcriptional regulator: MTGPAAGPARRARRHDPGRRDRIIEAALAVIAEHGVAAASHREIARAADVPLGSMTYHFVSLDEVLAEAFTRHAAAVAEVLEERMFAAPGREAAITALAEHISADLLAPGTGLILSAELYAAAARRPALREVTQEWMRRSRAALEQHFDPATARALDALVEGLVLHSALGTDPMTPAQIRAALRRFLDP; this comes from the coding sequence GTGACCGGACCGGCGGCCGGGCCTGCCCGGCGGGCCCGGCGCCACGACCCGGGCCGGCGGGACCGGATCATCGAAGCCGCGCTGGCCGTCATCGCCGAGCACGGCGTCGCCGCCGCCTCGCACCGGGAGATCGCCCGCGCCGCCGACGTACCGCTCGGCTCGATGACCTACCACTTCGTCTCGCTCGACGAGGTGCTCGCCGAGGCGTTCACCCGCCACGCCGCCGCGGTCGCCGAGGTGCTGGAGGAGCGGATGTTCGCCGCACCCGGCCGCGAGGCGGCGATCACCGCGCTCGCCGAGCACATCTCCGCCGACCTGCTGGCACCCGGGACCGGGCTGATCCTCAGCGCCGAGCTCTACGCCGCCGCGGCCCGGCGTCCGGCCCTGCGCGAGGTCACCCAGGAGTGGATGCGGCGCAGCCGGGCAGCCCTGGAGCAGCACTTCGACCCGGCCACCGCTCGCGCCCTCGACGCCCTCGTCGAAGGACTGGTGCTGCACAGCGCCCTCGGCACCGACCCGATGACCCCGGCCCAGATCCGCGCCGCTCTGAGGCGCTTCCTGGACCCGTGA
- a CDS encoding condensation domain-containing protein, with protein sequence MHFDLELDIAFSAGRSGAGPATWGQHAIWDAMRTLGTDAARYNVAGGARLDPPITRSRLTAVLGELACLHDSLRTRLSADDGGLRQVVYSRGAVPLVVRQSTAEELGRSANVLYGELRALPFDVEHEWPVRVGAVEVDGLVHHVVFALSHTASDGWGVRNLIADFTDLCGGRSVASILAGNGRLQPLDEAGFQASGRGRRRDAAARRFWRDLLHSGPPNLFPATAGRPAAQPFPNAVLHSPALALATEHVARYLAVSPASVLLAAAAASMGRLTGVSEAVFQVVVNNRFLPGLADVVNTVAQEGLLHVAETDGDFSLLVRRTFGATVSTHWHAYYDKLALDSDIATSRDRGDVIGDHSCVVNDFRGLVPDETWVRPEPVPLARALSRTVLTWPVEFEPRPNLSFALDAAAVSGAIELAMTADSAVLPRPDMERFLFGIESLVVGEALAHS encoded by the coding sequence GTGCATTTCGATCTGGAGCTCGACATCGCCTTCTCGGCCGGCCGGTCCGGTGCCGGTCCGGCGACCTGGGGCCAGCACGCGATCTGGGATGCGATGCGCACCCTGGGCACCGACGCCGCCCGTTACAACGTGGCCGGTGGCGCCCGCCTGGATCCGCCGATCACGCGGAGCAGGCTCACGGCGGTGCTCGGGGAGCTGGCCTGCCTGCACGATTCGCTGCGCACCAGGCTGTCCGCCGACGACGGCGGGCTGCGGCAGGTGGTGTACTCCCGCGGCGCGGTGCCGCTCGTCGTCCGGCAGAGCACGGCCGAGGAGCTGGGCCGCTCCGCCAACGTCCTCTACGGGGAGCTCCGGGCGCTGCCCTTCGACGTGGAGCACGAATGGCCGGTACGCGTCGGGGCCGTCGAGGTCGACGGGCTGGTCCACCACGTCGTCTTCGCCCTGTCCCACACCGCGTCCGACGGCTGGGGCGTCCGCAACCTGATCGCCGACTTCACCGACCTGTGCGGCGGCCGGTCGGTCGCGTCGATCCTGGCCGGGAACGGCCGGCTCCAGCCGCTCGACGAGGCCGGTTTCCAGGCCTCCGGCCGTGGCCGCCGCCGGGATGCCGCAGCACGCCGGTTCTGGCGGGACCTGCTGCACTCCGGCCCGCCCAACCTCTTCCCCGCCACCGCGGGCAGGCCCGCCGCACAGCCGTTCCCCAACGCGGTGCTGCACTCGCCCGCCCTGGCACTCGCGACCGAGCACGTCGCCCGGTACCTCGCGGTGAGCCCGGCGTCGGTGCTGCTCGCCGCTGCGGCCGCCTCCATGGGCAGGCTGACCGGCGTCTCGGAGGCCGTGTTCCAGGTGGTGGTCAACAACAGGTTCCTGCCGGGGCTCGCCGATGTCGTGAACACGGTCGCCCAGGAGGGGCTGCTGCACGTGGCGGAGACCGACGGCGACTTCTCCCTGCTGGTCCGGCGCACGTTCGGGGCGACCGTCTCCACGCACTGGCACGCGTACTACGACAAGCTCGCCCTGGACAGCGACATCGCGACGAGCCGGGACCGGGGCGACGTGATCGGCGACCACTCCTGCGTCGTCAACGACTTCCGCGGCCTGGTGCCCGACGAGACCTGGGTCCGGCCCGAACCGGTGCCGCTCGCGCGGGCGCTGTCGCGCACGGTGCTGACCTGGCCGGTCGAGTTCGAACCGCGCCCCAACCTCAGCTTCGCCCTGGACGCCGCCGCCGTCTCCGGTGCGATCGAGCTGGCGATGACGGCCGACAGCGCGGTGCTGCCCCGCCCGGACATGGAACGCTTCCTGTTCGGCATCGAGAGCCTGGTCGTCGGCGAGGCACTGGCCCACTCCTGA
- a CDS encoding helix-turn-helix transcriptional regulator, whose translation MSPVMVGRAEELATLREALTSTAAGRGGAFFLVGDAGLGKSRLTRECTTLANAAGMTVLRGRATPAGATVPYRPLTEALFSLARADGVPDDPDLLAYRPALARLIPEWRGGRDYPNDDSPIVLAEAVLRLLGVVGRDRGVLICLSDLHDGDAETMGIVEYLVDNLPDQPVLLLASMRPLPSPALTLARSSARQRVARVLDLDPLPDADVTALAAACLGIAAPDLPAEVAPWLARSADGNPFVVEELLRGAVEAGALVRTGGGWAMTGDVHVDVPSTVVASVTDRARRLGPQWHRALEAAAVVGRRFPLDVLQQISGVTDAGLRALVRAGVDAQLLLPSRTVPGWYTFRNAWTAEALASELLPAERAGIAAAAADAVEALSPDLPGEVCQLAASLRLAAGDRPAAGLLYAVAGRRTLAEGAATSAVRLLDQALELVPAGQHAAQRADVLATLLNALAEAGDVEGALRRGADLAGSVLLSAEKRAELHTRLAWVCVVGGHWEKAGEQVDLARQLLGDSASPAALAPVDVVEAHLLTLGDVKGDDRAVRAEELALRAVGTAEAVPLPTTACQARQVLALLARRRGFDDADVHLRHMLDTADRHALSIWRLRAQIRLATNELMRTGQPEQLHQARQAALDLGAITAGSQADATFAMQQVLYAEFAEAEKLADRILEATTRMHQEGESQFALVIKIASAAHQGRRDAMRQALADFRARGGEQSFHAPIVFGHRAICALLSEDRPGAEAEMARVREWERSHPTIYYQSGRYGLDPLLEILARRAGHARHAEIAGAAAAGLRWNRQFVLAAEAVLLGRDGDADGAAIAMAQSQQASAPFPMARHLLLRLVAEAALDDGWGDPVTWLREAETWFHTADVAAVAGACRSLLRRAGVRVMQRRSGLEAVPADLAQRGVTAREYEVLMLLGERKGNPEIAKLLFISPRTVEKHVAALMDKLGSTDRTALSDLVVARLP comes from the coding sequence ATGTCACCGGTGATGGTGGGCCGTGCCGAGGAGCTGGCCACGTTGCGGGAAGCCCTCACCAGCACGGCAGCCGGTCGCGGCGGCGCGTTCTTCCTCGTCGGCGACGCCGGGCTCGGCAAGTCCCGGCTCACCCGCGAATGCACCACCCTCGCGAACGCCGCCGGCATGACCGTCCTGCGCGGACGGGCCACCCCGGCGGGCGCCACGGTGCCCTACCGGCCGCTGACGGAGGCGCTGTTCTCACTGGCGCGAGCGGACGGCGTACCCGATGATCCGGATCTGCTGGCCTATCGGCCCGCGCTCGCGCGGCTGATCCCGGAGTGGCGCGGAGGCCGCGACTACCCCAACGACGACTCCCCCATCGTGCTCGCCGAAGCCGTGCTGCGGCTGCTCGGCGTCGTCGGCCGCGACCGGGGCGTGCTGATCTGCCTCAGCGACCTGCACGACGGCGACGCCGAGACGATGGGGATCGTCGAATACCTCGTCGACAACCTGCCCGACCAGCCGGTGCTGCTGCTGGCGAGCATGCGGCCGCTGCCGTCGCCCGCGCTGACCCTGGCCCGCTCCAGCGCCCGGCAGCGCGTCGCCCGCGTGCTCGACCTGGACCCGCTGCCCGACGCCGACGTCACGGCGCTCGCCGCCGCCTGCCTCGGCATCGCCGCACCCGACCTGCCCGCCGAGGTCGCGCCGTGGCTGGCCCGCAGCGCCGACGGCAACCCGTTCGTCGTCGAGGAGCTGCTGCGCGGCGCCGTCGAGGCCGGTGCGCTCGTCCGGACCGGCGGCGGCTGGGCGATGACCGGCGATGTGCACGTCGACGTGCCGTCCACCGTGGTCGCCAGCGTCACCGACCGGGCCCGGCGCCTCGGCCCGCAGTGGCACCGCGCGCTGGAGGCCGCCGCCGTCGTCGGGCGCCGCTTCCCGCTCGACGTGCTCCAGCAGATCTCCGGCGTCACCGACGCCGGCCTGCGGGCCCTCGTCCGGGCCGGGGTCGACGCCCAGCTGCTGCTGCCCTCGCGCACCGTGCCGGGCTGGTACACCTTCCGCAACGCCTGGACCGCCGAAGCCCTCGCCAGCGAGCTGCTCCCCGCCGAACGGGCCGGGATCGCCGCCGCCGCGGCCGATGCCGTCGAGGCGCTCAGCCCCGACCTGCCCGGTGAGGTGTGCCAGCTCGCCGCATCACTGCGCCTCGCCGCCGGGGACCGGCCCGCCGCCGGGCTGCTCTACGCCGTCGCCGGGCGCCGGACCCTCGCCGAGGGCGCGGCCACCTCCGCCGTCCGCCTGCTCGACCAGGCGCTCGAACTCGTACCGGCGGGGCAGCACGCCGCCCAGCGCGCCGACGTGCTCGCCACCCTCCTCAACGCGCTCGCCGAAGCGGGCGATGTGGAGGGCGCGCTGCGCCGGGGCGCCGACCTCGCCGGATCGGTGCTGCTCAGCGCCGAGAAACGCGCCGAGCTGCACACCCGCCTCGCCTGGGTCTGCGTCGTCGGCGGCCACTGGGAGAAGGCTGGTGAACAGGTCGACCTGGCCCGGCAACTGCTCGGCGACTCCGCGTCCCCGGCCGCCCTCGCCCCGGTCGACGTCGTCGAGGCGCACCTGCTCACCCTCGGCGACGTCAAGGGCGACGACCGGGCCGTCCGCGCCGAGGAGCTGGCGCTGCGCGCGGTCGGCACGGCCGAGGCGGTCCCGCTGCCCACGACCGCCTGCCAGGCCCGGCAGGTCCTCGCGCTGCTCGCCCGCCGCCGCGGCTTCGACGACGCCGACGTGCACCTGCGCCACATGCTCGACACCGCAGACCGGCACGCCCTGTCGATCTGGCGGCTGCGCGCCCAGATCCGGCTCGCCACCAACGAACTCATGCGCACCGGCCAGCCCGAGCAGCTCCACCAGGCCCGCCAGGCCGCCCTCGACCTCGGCGCGATCACCGCCGGGTCGCAGGCCGACGCGACCTTCGCCATGCAGCAGGTCCTCTACGCCGAGTTCGCCGAGGCGGAGAAGCTCGCCGACCGGATCCTGGAGGCGACGACCCGGATGCACCAGGAGGGCGAGAGCCAGTTCGCCCTCGTCATCAAGATCGCATCGGCGGCACACCAGGGACGCCGCGACGCGATGCGCCAGGCCCTCGCCGACTTCCGCGCCCGGGGCGGCGAGCAGTCCTTCCACGCCCCGATCGTCTTCGGCCACCGGGCCATCTGCGCGCTGCTCAGCGAGGACCGGCCGGGTGCCGAGGCCGAGATGGCCCGGGTCCGCGAGTGGGAGCGCAGCCACCCGACGATCTACTACCAGTCCGGCCGCTACGGCCTCGATCCGCTGCTGGAGATCCTGGCCCGCCGGGCCGGGCACGCCCGCCACGCCGAGATCGCCGGTGCCGCCGCGGCCGGGCTGCGCTGGAACCGGCAGTTCGTCCTCGCCGCCGAGGCGGTCCTGCTCGGCCGCGACGGCGACGCCGACGGTGCTGCGATCGCGATGGCGCAGTCGCAGCAGGCCTCGGCGCCCTTCCCGATGGCCCGGCACCTGCTGCTGCGGCTCGTCGCCGAGGCTGCGCTCGACGACGGGTGGGGCGATCCGGTGACGTGGCTGCGGGAGGCCGAGACCTGGTTCCACACCGCCGACGTGGCCGCCGTGGCGGGCGCGTGCCGGTCGCTGCTGCGGCGGGCCGGGGTGCGCGTCATGCAGCGCCGCAGCGGCCTGGAGGCCGTCCCGGCGGACCTGGCCCAGCGCGGGGTGACGGCCCGGGAGTACGAAGTGCTGATGCTCCTCGGCGAACGCAAGGGGAATCCGGAGATCGCCAAGCTCCTGTTCATCTCACCGCGGACCGTGGAGAAGCACGTGGCGGCGCTGATGGACAAGCTCGGCAGCACCGATCGGACCGCGCTGTCGGACCTGGTGGTTGCCCGCCTGCCCTAG
- a CDS encoding cobalamin B12-binding domain-containing protein: MQPDLLVGAPGGAPSLRSITPRASALNHSEIDTVRDGDPGVMVTGTASDSHTWNLVFLQLLLEELGQEVTNLGPCVPDDLLVDEARRRRPKLIVMSSVNGHGATDGMRVVEKLREQPELAGTRIVIGGKLGIAGAGNTRHTAGLVDAGFDAVFEEGAGLGLFRSYVAALPVGASR, encoded by the coding sequence ATGCAACCAGACCTACTCGTAGGCGCGCCCGGCGGGGCTCCCTCGCTTCGCTCGATCACTCCTCGGGCCAGCGCGCTGAACCACAGTGAGATCGACACCGTCCGCGACGGCGATCCCGGCGTGATGGTGACCGGGACCGCCTCGGACTCGCACACCTGGAACCTCGTCTTCCTGCAGCTGCTCCTGGAGGAGCTGGGCCAGGAGGTCACGAACCTCGGCCCGTGCGTCCCCGACGACCTGCTCGTCGACGAAGCCCGCCGCCGCCGACCGAAGCTCATCGTCATGAGCAGCGTCAACGGCCACGGCGCCACCGACGGCATGCGCGTGGTGGAGAAGCTGCGCGAGCAGCCCGAGCTCGCGGGCACCCGGATCGTCATCGGCGGCAAGCTCGGCATCGCCGGAGCGGGCAACACCCGCCACACCGCCGGGCTCGTCGACGCCGGATTCGACGCGGTCTTCGAGGAGGGCGCGGGCCTGGGCCTGTTCCGCTCCTACGTCGCCGCGCTGCCGGTGGGCGCATCCCGATGA